One stretch of Rhodohalobacter mucosus DNA includes these proteins:
- a CDS encoding carbon-nitrogen hydrolase family protein, translating to MDKVKIAAVQLNSQPDTDQSLEQAYGWVKQAADSGAVFISLPENFAFLGDEKQKLEQAAEISGKVEKALPDWSREFGATILGGGYPVPAGKGKVFNRAVVVDPNGDFVASYDKIHLFDVDLSDEETWRESETVEAGKAEAVVYKPDNEQMPATGLTICYDIRFPELYRRLVIQGADLIAVPSAFTRPTGEAHWEVLLRARAIENSCYVMAPAQCGLHGTHRKTWGHSMIIDPWGEVLAVLDSNDKPGFVTAEFDRGALDEVRKRLPSLRHRVL from the coding sequence ATGGATAAAGTCAAAATAGCGGCGGTACAGCTTAATAGTCAGCCCGACACCGATCAAAGTCTGGAACAAGCATACGGGTGGGTTAAGCAGGCCGCCGATTCCGGGGCCGTCTTTATCTCTCTGCCGGAGAACTTTGCGTTTCTGGGAGACGAAAAACAGAAGCTGGAGCAGGCAGCCGAGATCTCAGGCAAAGTGGAAAAAGCACTGCCTGACTGGTCAAGGGAATTTGGTGCGACAATCCTTGGCGGCGGCTATCCGGTGCCTGCCGGAAAAGGGAAGGTATTCAACCGTGCGGTTGTTGTAGATCCAAATGGCGACTTTGTCGCCTCATATGATAAAATTCACCTGTTCGATGTGGATCTTTCGGATGAGGAGACCTGGCGGGAGTCTGAAACCGTGGAAGCCGGCAAGGCTGAAGCGGTGGTATATAAGCCTGATAACGAACAAATGCCTGCAACAGGTCTCACAATCTGCTATGACATTCGGTTTCCGGAGCTTTACAGACGTCTGGTTATTCAGGGTGCAGACCTGATAGCCGTTCCCTCCGCATTCACCCGGCCAACCGGTGAAGCACATTGGGAAGTGTTGCTTCGGGCAAGAGCCATTGAAAACAGCTGCTATGTGATGGCTCCCGCCCAGTGCGGACTGCACGGAACCCATCGAAAAACGTGGGGTCATTCTATGATCATTGATCCCTGGGGCGAGGTGCTCGCCGTATTGGATAGCAATGATAAACCCGGTTTTGTAACCGCAGAATTCGACCGTGGGGCTCTGGATGAGGTTCGAAAACGGCTTCCGTCACTCAGGCACAGGGTGCTTTGA
- a CDS encoding nuclear transport factor 2 family protein: MKRLTPVLLLLLCACISVPALVIAQSNDNEDEKELLSTLLYDFLEGASYDDPATHNRFWAEDLIYTGSNGTRNGKAVIMNGLSGTPDRSVEPETEYDADQVQINVYDDMAVVAFRLIARFNTPGEEGTRYYYNTGTFQKRNGEWKAVAWQATVIPQVN; encoded by the coding sequence ATGAAAAGATTGACACCTGTTCTGTTGCTCCTGCTTTGTGCATGTATCAGTGTACCCGCTTTGGTCATCGCACAATCGAATGATAATGAGGATGAAAAAGAGCTTCTTTCAACGCTGCTTTATGATTTTCTGGAGGGCGCATCCTATGATGATCCTGCAACCCACAACCGCTTTTGGGCCGAAGACCTTATCTATACCGGTTCAAACGGTACCCGAAACGGAAAGGCAGTTATTATGAACGGACTGAGCGGCACGCCCGACAGGTCGGTGGAGCCTGAAACGGAATATGATGCCGATCAGGTGCAGATAAATGTATATGATGATATGGCCGTTGTGGCATTCCGACTGATTGCGCGGTTCAATACTCCGGGAGAGGAAGGAACCCGGTATTACTATAATACTGGAACCTTTCAGAAACGGAATGGTGAGTGGAAAGCCGTTGCATGGCAGGCCACGGTAATACCGCAGGTAAATTAA
- a CDS encoding ABC-F family ATP-binding cassette domain-containing protein — protein MTYLTVENLSKNFGTKVLFEHITFGISRGDKTALIAPNGTGKSTLLKIIAGGEVQDSGKVMLQNNIRLGYLEQEPELEPGMSIRQYITQGDSDIAQTVRRYEEAVEAQAADFNEKTQKAYMNAVAEMDSVGGWDYEQRMEQILSKLDIHDLKRTISTLSGGERKRVALAFTLIGNPDLLIFDEPTNHLDIDMIEWLEEYLSASNITFLMVTHDRYFLDRVCNHIIEMDAGNLYHHKGNYAYYLRKKAEREEVEQAGIRKAGQLYKKELEWMRRQPKARTGKSKSRIDAFYETKEKAGRSKDTTELELDVSMQRIGGQVLELEHISKAYGDTVLLSDFSYSFNKGERIGIIGSNGVGKSTFLKIITGEAEPDAGTVKTGATIQFGHYRQQETSFEEGRRAIDIIKDVASVIMMADGTQLSATQFLEHFMFPGSLQYTPVEKLSGGERRRLALMMVLIQNPNFLILDEPTNDLDLYTLQKLEEFLLGFGGCLILVSHDRFFMDKLSDHYFVFEGNGVIRDHHGTYLEYRQMKEDEEAAKKREKRESESVKVPNKKQPEEKNSNPSKLSYSEQKEFKKLEKQIEELEAEKSDIEKNLGSGSLNPDEIRESSERYASLAEEIDEKTMIWMEMAERAG, from the coding sequence ATGACATATCTCACTGTTGAAAACCTGTCCAAGAATTTTGGAACGAAGGTTTTGTTTGAACATATCACATTTGGAATCTCAAGAGGAGATAAAACCGCCCTAATAGCACCAAACGGCACAGGTAAATCGACGCTCTTGAAGATTATCGCCGGCGGGGAGGTTCAGGATTCGGGCAAGGTGATGCTTCAAAATAATATCCGGTTGGGCTACCTGGAACAGGAACCTGAACTGGAGCCCGGCATGTCTATCAGGCAGTATATCACTCAGGGTGATTCGGATATTGCTCAGACTGTGCGGCGCTATGAGGAAGCTGTGGAGGCACAGGCAGCCGACTTTAACGAAAAAACTCAGAAGGCCTACATGAATGCTGTGGCAGAAATGGACAGCGTCGGCGGATGGGATTATGAACAGCGGATGGAACAGATCCTAAGCAAGCTGGATATTCACGATCTTAAACGCACTATAAGTACGCTTTCGGGTGGTGAAAGAAAACGCGTAGCCCTTGCATTTACACTGATCGGCAACCCGGATCTTCTGATCTTTGATGAACCCACCAACCATCTTGATATCGATATGATCGAGTGGCTGGAAGAATATCTTTCAGCGTCAAACATTACTTTCTTGATGGTGACGCATGATCGCTACTTTCTCGACAGGGTTTGCAATCATATAATTGAGATGGATGCAGGCAACCTCTACCATCACAAGGGTAACTATGCATACTACCTCAGGAAAAAAGCAGAACGCGAGGAGGTTGAACAGGCGGGAATCAGAAAAGCCGGCCAGCTCTATAAGAAGGAGCTTGAGTGGATGCGGCGACAGCCTAAAGCGCGAACAGGCAAGTCAAAATCAAGGATCGACGCATTTTACGAAACCAAAGAGAAAGCAGGCCGATCAAAAGACACGACGGAGCTGGAGCTTGATGTGTCGATGCAGCGCATAGGCGGCCAGGTACTGGAGCTGGAACATATCAGTAAGGCCTATGGTGATACAGTTCTGCTGAGTGATTTCAGCTACTCATTCAACAAAGGGGAGCGGATAGGAATAATCGGGAGTAACGGCGTTGGAAAAAGCACTTTTCTGAAGATCATAACCGGAGAGGCGGAGCCCGATGCAGGAACAGTAAAAACAGGTGCAACCATACAGTTCGGGCACTACCGGCAGCAGGAAACTTCGTTTGAGGAGGGCAGACGTGCAATTGATATCATTAAGGATGTAGCATCCGTGATTATGATGGCCGACGGCACTCAGCTCTCAGCCACACAATTTCTGGAGCACTTTATGTTTCCCGGTTCGCTGCAATACACCCCGGTTGAGAAGCTGAGTGGGGGTGAGCGCAGAAGGCTTGCTTTGATGATGGTGCTTATTCAAAATCCCAATTTTCTCATTTTGGATGAGCCTACCAATGATCTGGATCTGTACACCCTCCAGAAACTGGAGGAATTTTTGCTCGGATTTGGGGGCTGCCTGATTCTGGTGTCACACGATCGTTTTTTTATGGATAAACTTTCTGATCACTACTTTGTCTTCGAAGGTAACGGAGTGATTCGCGACCACCACGGGACCTACCTTGAATACCGCCAGATGAAAGAGGATGAAGAAGCAGCTAAAAAGCGTGAAAAACGTGAGTCAGAGTCGGTGAAGGTTCCGAATAAAAAACAGCCGGAAGAAAAAAACAGCAACCCATCAAAGCTGTCATATAGTGAGCAGAAAGAGTTCAAAAAACTTGAAAAGCAGATCGAAGAGCTCGAGGCAGAAAAATCGGATATAGAAAAAAATCTGGGCAGCGGGAGCCTGAATCCGGATGAGATTCGTGAAAGCTCTGAACGCTATGCTTCCCTTGCGGAAGAGATTGATGAGAAAACGATGATTTGGATGGAAATGGCGGAACGGGCTGGCTGA
- a CDS encoding ABC transporter permease, which yields MLKNYLKIALRNSRKNPVYTLINVVGLGVGIACCVLIALYVVDERSFDREYTHADRLYRVSQSIVFEGEAGEAATTPFPLKDALINDFPAMVEDGVRFYNLRQDRISISNPKNRQIVRQDRFYFTDASVMKLFDVNILSGDPEGGLDAPNTVIITEEIASLYFGDDNPVGETLALEGRIALTVTAVMDEWPVNSHFRPEMLASFESLRGMWRNYDELTSRWRSNPVWTYILLTEGSQPDGLLQRFGEFTDQYYAEFFTETETVELNLQALTDIWLHSDLEAEIAPNSSYANVWLFSGIALLILVIACINFINLSTAGAMYRSREVGMRKVLGAERRALIFQFILESMIYILFAVILAAVLLAAAQPLFSVFTGREITLSGVGAFQWIGIFLIFILIVSALSGFYPSTVLSSLRPIESLRGKLAAGKNGERVRKFLVVFQFSITAFLLVATSMSWFQYNYLQQKDMGFDKEQVLVVPMAMTSAVWSYDAFKERALAHSGVVSVTGSKMVMGDEDFLTYNITPEGFSADDTPSFAKIFVLHDFLETLNIPLLAGRTFSREFQTDESQAVLINREMVDYLNWGEPADAIGKSFRFEEQVMSVIGVTENFHHTQLRRELEPLIMELPANLSQFVSNIEYMKIRLAPGDPSDAIAELQEIWGSVDRTHSFDYFFLDDRLNQIYSSEEKLAGVLGTFSALAILVGCLGLLGLISYSVNRRKKEIAIRKTLGLSAPGVFMLLSKDYLKLVVAGHLVALPLVWIGISRWLDLFPYQISIARYLILTFIASLIVTMAISLLTISSQSVKAALLNPTDSLRGE from the coding sequence ATGTTAAAAAACTATCTAAAGATTGCACTCCGAAACAGCAGGAAGAATCCTGTCTATACCCTGATCAATGTGGTAGGTCTTGGAGTTGGGATAGCCTGTTGCGTTCTGATCGCACTTTATGTAGTCGATGAACGATCCTTCGATCGTGAATATACTCATGCAGACAGGCTGTACAGGGTGAGCCAATCGATTGTATTTGAAGGTGAAGCCGGCGAGGCGGCTACCACGCCGTTTCCTCTGAAAGATGCGCTTATCAATGATTTCCCGGCAATGGTAGAGGATGGGGTACGGTTTTATAACCTGCGACAGGATAGAATCTCCATTTCGAATCCCAAAAACCGACAAATTGTACGGCAGGACCGGTTCTATTTTACAGATGCATCCGTTATGAAACTGTTTGACGTTAATATTCTGTCCGGTGATCCCGAGGGAGGGCTGGATGCGCCCAACACGGTAATCATAACCGAAGAAATTGCGAGCCTCTATTTCGGGGATGATAACCCGGTGGGAGAGACGCTGGCACTGGAAGGCCGGATTGCTCTTACCGTGACCGCTGTGATGGACGAATGGCCCGTTAACAGCCATTTTCGTCCGGAGATGCTGGCTTCGTTCGAAAGCTTACGGGGAATGTGGCGGAATTACGATGAGCTCACATCGAGATGGAGATCCAACCCGGTATGGACATATATTCTTCTAACCGAAGGTTCGCAACCTGATGGTCTATTGCAGCGTTTTGGTGAATTTACAGATCAGTACTACGCGGAATTTTTCACGGAAACGGAAACCGTTGAACTCAATCTTCAGGCACTGACGGATATCTGGCTTCACTCGGACCTTGAGGCTGAAATTGCTCCCAACAGCAGCTATGCGAATGTATGGCTGTTCTCAGGTATCGCGCTTCTTATTCTGGTAATCGCATGCATTAATTTCATCAACTTATCCACAGCCGGGGCCATGTATCGCTCGAGGGAAGTGGGTATGAGAAAAGTATTGGGGGCCGAAAGGAGAGCCCTGATCTTTCAGTTCATTCTGGAATCGATGATCTACATCCTGTTTGCCGTAATCCTGGCAGCTGTACTGCTTGCAGCTGCTCAACCGCTATTTTCGGTATTTACGGGACGTGAAATTACGCTTTCGGGGGTTGGTGCTTTTCAATGGATTGGCATATTTCTGATTTTCATTCTGATTGTATCGGCCTTATCAGGTTTCTATCCGTCAACGGTTCTTTCTTCGCTGCGCCCCATTGAAAGCCTCAGGGGCAAGCTTGCAGCCGGTAAGAATGGTGAAAGGGTCCGGAAGTTTCTCGTGGTATTTCAATTTTCGATAACCGCGTTTCTATTGGTTGCCACTTCCATGTCGTGGTTTCAATACAATTATCTTCAGCAGAAAGACATGGGATTTGACAAGGAGCAGGTGCTTGTGGTGCCGATGGCCATGACCAGTGCGGTGTGGTCCTATGATGCCTTCAAGGAGCGTGCACTGGCGCATTCAGGCGTTGTTAGTGTAACCGGTTCAAAAATGGTAATGGGCGATGAAGACTTTCTGACCTACAACATCACGCCTGAAGGGTTCTCTGCGGATGACACACCCTCATTTGCAAAGATTTTTGTGCTGCACGACTTTCTGGAAACGCTGAATATTCCGCTGCTGGCGGGCAGAACATTTTCCCGTGAATTTCAGACCGATGAATCTCAGGCGGTGCTGATAAACCGCGAGATGGTTGATTATCTGAACTGGGGTGAACCCGCTGATGCCATCGGCAAAAGTTTTCGCTTTGAGGAGCAGGTGATGTCCGTGATCGGTGTAACTGAAAACTTTCACCACACCCAGCTTCGACGCGAACTGGAACCGCTCATTATGGAGCTGCCTGCAAATCTGAGCCAGTTTGTTTCGAATATTGAATACATGAAAATCAGGCTGGCACCCGGCGATCCCTCTGATGCCATCGCCGAACTTCAGGAGATCTGGGGAAGTGTGGATCGTACACATTCGTTTGACTACTTCTTTTTGGACGATCGGCTGAACCAGATCTACAGCAGTGAGGAGAAACTGGCCGGAGTTCTGGGCACCTTCTCGGCACTCGCCATATTGGTCGGATGCCTGGGACTTTTGGGGCTGATTTCCTACTCAGTGAACCGGCGCAAAAAAGAGATCGCAATTAGAAAAACGCTGGGCCTCTCGGCACCCGGCGTTTTCATGCTGCTGTCGAAAGACTACCTGAAACTGGTTGTGGCCGGGCACCTGGTTGCGCTGCCGCTGGTGTGGATCGGTATCAGCAGATGGCTTGACTTGTTTCCCTATCAGATCAGTATCGCCCGCTATTTGATTCTCACGTTTATAGCAAGCCTGATAGTAACCATGGCGATCAGCCTCCTTACCATCAGTTCACAATCGGTCAAAGCCGCCCTGCTCAATCCCACAGACAGCTTGCGCGGGGAGTAA
- a CDS encoding DUF3820 family protein — MYDPTFMLKLVQARMPFGRFKNRYITELPVSYLEWFARKGFPKGDLGQYLSTMYEIKINGLESILTPIIRSGRKNTE, encoded by the coding sequence ATGTACGACCCGACTTTTATGCTGAAGCTTGTGCAAGCCAGAATGCCCTTCGGAAGGTTCAAGAATCGTTATATTACCGAACTTCCGGTAAGTTACCTGGAGTGGTTTGCAAGAAAGGGATTTCCAAAAGGAGACCTTGGGCAGTATCTCTCAACCATGTACGAGATAAAGATTAACGGGCTCGAATCCATTCTCACCCCCATTATCCGTTCCGGGAGAAAAAATACCGAATGA
- a CDS encoding acetate/propionate family kinase gives MLVLVINCGSSSVKYNLIETSDETDICKGLIERIGAVTSIVKHEPTDKKHTKHTRVISNHGEALQEIMSYLLNPDNEIISSPADIKAVGHRVVHGGEMFKDSVLIDDDVTEAIEHAFDLAPLHNPPNLKGIEAAKQHLPDVPHVAVFDTAFHHSLPPHAYLYGIPNRLYRRYKIRRYGFHGTSHYYVSRQYYKVTDKPVADTKVITCHLGNGASVAAIDGGNSIDTSMGFTPLSGLVMGTRSGDIDPSILFYIVEKEELPLNSLHALLNRHSGLLGLSGYASDMRDLISEANNGDRRCQQAIDVFCYRIKQYIGSYIASLNGCDAIIFTAGIGENSPLIRKQSLQDMEYLGIKIDDSLNQNAKSGAVQRISASDSKTEVYVVPTNEELVIAIDTAKIAQATNQSPWL, from the coding sequence ATGCTAGTTCTTGTTATCAACTGCGGCAGTTCTTCTGTTAAGTACAATCTCATTGAAACATCAGACGAAACAGATATTTGCAAGGGACTGATTGAACGAATTGGTGCCGTTACGTCTATCGTAAAACATGAGCCGACTGACAAAAAACACACCAAGCATACGCGCGTCATATCCAACCACGGTGAAGCGCTGCAGGAGATTATGAGTTATCTGCTGAATCCGGATAATGAAATCATCTCTTCTCCGGCCGATATCAAGGCAGTGGGGCATCGCGTGGTGCACGGAGGCGAAATGTTCAAGGACTCGGTGCTGATTGACGATGATGTAACCGAAGCGATCGAGCACGCTTTCGACCTGGCGCCGCTTCACAATCCACCGAACCTGAAGGGAATCGAAGCAGCAAAACAGCATCTGCCCGATGTTCCGCACGTTGCCGTTTTTGATACGGCTTTTCATCACTCGCTGCCGCCGCACGCGTACCTGTACGGTATTCCGAACCGCCTCTACCGCCGCTATAAAATAAGGCGTTACGGGTTTCACGGAACCTCCCACTACTACGTAAGCCGCCAATACTACAAGGTAACGGACAAGCCCGTAGCCGATACGAAGGTTATCACCTGTCACCTGGGCAATGGCGCATCCGTTGCCGCCATAGACGGCGGTAATTCGATTGACACCTCTATGGGTTTTACGCCGCTGTCAGGACTGGTGATGGGCACGCGAAGCGGTGATATCGACCCTTCCATTCTTTTCTACATTGTTGAGAAAGAGGAGCTGCCCTTGAACAGCCTGCATGCACTTCTGAATCGACACAGTGGCCTTCTTGGACTCAGCGGATATGCCAGCGACATGCGCGATCTGATATCGGAAGCGAATAACGGAGACCGCAGATGTCAGCAGGCAATTGATGTGTTTTGTTACCGGATTAAACAGTATATAGGCTCCTATATCGCATCCCTGAACGGATGCGATGCCATAATTTTTACTGCCGGAATTGGCGAGAACTCACCGCTGATCCGGAAACAGTCGCTTCAGGATATGGAGTACCTGGGAATCAAAATTGATGACAGCCTGAATCAGAATGCAAAGTCGGGTGCGGTTCAGCGAATCAGCGCTTCCGATTCAAAAACTGAAGTTTATGTTGTTCCCACCAACGAAGAACTTGTAATAGCCATCGACACCGCAAAAATTGCGCAGGCTACCAATCAGTCTCCCTGGCTCTAA
- a CDS encoding M28 family peptidase: MINYILTLLTSSLILTLLPAALQAQAQNGSLEGFRTDRAEWQLEAEQMLIRKNTPEKYREHLYRLTQRPHIAGTAGSRDVIEYMSRVMEEAGLKVDHYDYDAWMPKPGNVSVSIVRPIRMPLNNQEYILDEDPYTDHPELVHGWNAYSGSGEASGEIVYANFGTREDFMRLKELGIDVTGKIVIARYGGNFRGYKAKFAEEAGAAGLIIYTDPENGGYMSGLTYPEGRHSSESTIQRGSLLTLDYYGDPLTPFEPALPLDNDDTPQRLDSQDVAFHTIPVAPIGYGAAKEIFSRMEGPAVPSGWQGGLPYTYRLTGGPELTVNVSVDQPKEYTRITNVTGTVTGSEYPDQWIILGSHHDAWGFGATDPNSGTAMLLTLAESLGELVNNGYRPKRSIMIAHWDAEEFMLIGSSEWVEELKQELHENAILYLNADMSVTGPNFRASSSPSLKKAIMEASKAVPHPDTDSTVYESWIRPQQDEPGIGNLGGGSDHVGLYMHAGVPSAGLSISGNVPIYHSNYDSFHFYESFIDSTFQYGPTLAGVYGVTALRFANAGILPYDLNRYASDMSGHVESILNRAEELDRAVETAELRDELSRVEAAAREIENGMKVFLDSGPGKELLEQINREMISLERSFLEEEGLPFSRWQQSLYSSTDPWSGYASWMLPGIRYTLEDSRSDEELNREVDRFRNAVSRLAEKLETIADMMN, encoded by the coding sequence ATGATAAATTACATCCTCACTTTACTTACATCCTCACTTATCCTGACTCTTCTCCCGGCAGCATTGCAGGCTCAGGCTCAAAACGGCAGCCTGGAAGGATTCCGAACAGACCGTGCCGAATGGCAGCTGGAGGCAGAGCAGATGCTAATCAGAAAGAATACCCCTGAGAAGTACAGGGAACATCTGTACCGGCTAACGCAAAGGCCTCACATTGCAGGCACGGCAGGAAGCCGTGATGTAATTGAATATATGAGCCGCGTAATGGAAGAAGCCGGCCTGAAAGTTGATCACTATGATTATGATGCATGGATGCCCAAACCCGGAAATGTCAGTGTTTCCATTGTGCGCCCCATACGAATGCCGCTGAACAACCAGGAGTATATCCTGGACGAGGATCCCTACACCGATCACCCGGAGCTGGTGCACGGATGGAACGCCTACAGCGGCTCGGGTGAAGCATCCGGTGAGATTGTGTATGCAAATTTCGGAACAAGGGAAGATTTTATGCGCCTGAAAGAGTTGGGAATTGATGTAACCGGCAAAATTGTAATTGCACGCTATGGCGGTAATTTCAGAGGATACAAGGCAAAGTTTGCGGAGGAAGCAGGTGCGGCCGGGCTGATCATTTATACCGATCCGGAAAACGGCGGTTACATGAGTGGCCTTACGTATCCCGAAGGCCGCCACAGCAGCGAAAGCACCATACAGCGGGGTTCCCTTCTAACTCTCGACTATTACGGTGATCCGCTTACTCCCTTTGAGCCTGCACTGCCCCTGGATAACGATGACACCCCTCAGCGTCTCGATTCGCAGGACGTTGCCTTTCACACCATACCGGTTGCCCCGATTGGGTATGGCGCGGCCAAAGAGATCTTTTCCCGAATGGAAGGGCCGGCGGTACCGTCGGGCTGGCAGGGAGGCCTGCCCTATACCTACCGATTGACGGGTGGACCGGAATTGACCGTAAATGTATCCGTGGATCAGCCAAAAGAGTATACGCGCATAACTAATGTAACCGGAACGGTAACGGGCAGTGAATACCCGGATCAATGGATTATTCTGGGATCTCATCACGATGCATGGGGGTTTGGTGCAACTGATCCGAACAGCGGCACCGCCATGCTGCTCACGCTTGCCGAAAGCCTGGGCGAGCTTGTCAATAACGGCTACAGGCCAAAAAGAAGCATTATGATCGCCCACTGGGATGCCGAAGAGTTTATGCTGATCGGTTCATCGGAATGGGTGGAAGAGCTGAAACAGGAGCTTCATGAAAATGCCATTCTCTATCTGAATGCAGACATGTCGGTAACGGGACCCAATTTCAGGGCGTCATCGTCTCCATCACTCAAAAAAGCCATCATGGAGGCATCCAAAGCGGTACCGCATCCCGATACGGACTCTACGGTTTATGAATCGTGGATCAGACCGCAACAGGATGAACCGGGCATTGGAAACCTGGGCGGCGGTTCCGACCATGTTGGCCTGTATATGCACGCCGGAGTGCCATCAGCAGGATTGTCTATTTCAGGCAATGTGCCCATCTACCACTCCAATTACGATTCGTTTCATTTCTATGAATCGTTTATTGACAGCACGTTTCAGTATGGTCCAACCCTTGCAGGAGTCTATGGCGTTACGGCCCTTCGATTTGCCAATGCCGGTATACTTCCATACGACCTGAATCGCTATGCATCGGATATGTCGGGCCATGTGGAGTCGATTCTGAATAGAGCGGAAGAGCTCGATCGAGCCGTGGAAACGGCGGAGTTAAGAGATGAATTAAGCAGGGTGGAGGCAGCGGCCAGAGAGATAGAGAATGGAATGAAGGTCTTTTTGGATTCCGGGCCGGGTAAGGAGCTTCTCGAACAAATCAACCGGGAGATGATCAGCCTGGAGCGTTCTTTTCTGGAAGAAGAGGGCCTGCCGTTCAGCCGCTGGCAGCAGTCACTTTACTCATCCACCGATCCGTGGAGCGGATATGCTTCATGGATGCTGCCCGGAATCCGTTACACACTTGAGGACAGCCGCAGCGACGAAGAGCTTAACCGGGAAGTGGATCGGTTCCGGAATGCGGTGAGCCGACTGGCTGAAAAACTGGAGACCATTGCCGACATGATGAACTGA
- a CDS encoding 3-phosphoglycerate dehydrogenase family protein, whose product MNVFVADKLPGEAVDELKNLGLGVTDEPGATAEQLDKGLKDIQVLIVRSTVVSKKCIDNSPELSLIVRAGAGVNNIDMSAASDKGIYVANCPGKNAIAVAELTLGLILSLDRSIPDNVSDFRKGQWNKASYSKADGLFGKTLGIVGTGRIGREVIKRAKSFGMPVVAWSRSLTPDEAEQMDIMYADSISTVADTCDILSVHLALNKDTRGAVSKEVLENLKDGGMLINTSRAEVVDEEALFDELKNGRLRAGLDVFEDEPEFKEGEFSSRFQSLDNVYITHHIGASTTQAQLAVANDAVDIVRGYMKEGKVRNWLNRCEHTEAPWQLVVRHFDKPGVIANVMSELKLADINAQELENVIFDGKKTACCTIQLASEPSEEILQNIRTRQDEVISATLIPRNR is encoded by the coding sequence ATGAATGTATTCGTAGCAGATAAACTTCCCGGGGAAGCGGTTGATGAGCTTAAAAATCTGGGCCTGGGGGTCACCGATGAGCCCGGGGCAACTGCGGAACAGCTTGATAAGGGCTTAAAAGATATTCAGGTGTTGATTGTAAGATCAACTGTGGTCAGTAAGAAATGCATTGACAACAGTCCGGAATTGAGCCTGATCGTAAGGGCCGGCGCCGGCGTAAACAATATTGACATGTCTGCCGCCAGCGACAAGGGTATTTATGTGGCAAATTGCCCGGGTAAAAATGCCATTGCTGTGGCGGAGCTCACTTTGGGGCTGATCCTCTCACTGGACCGATCCATACCGGATAATGTATCGGATTTCAGAAAGGGTCAATGGAACAAAGCGTCGTACAGCAAGGCCGACGGGCTGTTTGGAAAAACTCTGGGCATTGTGGGAACCGGCCGGATAGGTCGTGAAGTAATTAAACGGGCCAAATCATTTGGAATGCCCGTTGTGGCCTGGTCCAGATCCCTTACGCCGGATGAGGCGGAACAGATGGACATCATGTATGCAGACAGCATCTCCACCGTTGCGGACACTTGTGACATTCTGAGCGTTCACCTGGCCCTCAATAAGGATACGCGGGGAGCTGTTTCAAAAGAGGTGCTTGAAAATTTGAAAGACGGCGGTATGCTGATCAACACCTCAAGGGCTGAGGTGGTGGATGAAGAGGCGCTCTTTGACGAGTTAAAGAACGGAAGGCTGCGGGCCGGACTGGACGTTTTCGAGGATGAACCGGAGTTCAAGGAAGGGGAATTCAGCAGCCGTTTTCAGTCACTTGATAACGTATATATCACCCACCACATCGGAGCCAGCACAACACAAGCCCAGCTGGCGGTTGCGAATGATGCCGTTGATATTGTCAGGGGCTATATGAAAGAAGGCAAAGTGAGAAACTGGCTGAACCGCTGCGAGCATACGGAAGCACCCTGGCAGCTGGTGGTCCGCCACTTCGACAAGCCGGGCGTAATCGCTAATGTAATGAGCGAACTGAAGCTGGCCGATATCAATGCCCAGGAACTTGAGAATGTGATTTTTGATGGGAAAAAAACCGCATGCTGTACCATTCAGCTTGCTTCTGAACCCTCAGAAGAGATCCTGCAAAACATCCGAACCCGGCAGGATGAGGTTATCAGCGCCACACTCATACCCAGAAACAGATAA